Proteins encoded in a region of the Vicia villosa cultivar HV-30 ecotype Madison, WI linkage group LG5, Vvil1.0, whole genome shotgun sequence genome:
- the LOC131603995 gene encoding nuclear poly(A) polymerase 1-like isoform X1, protein MGSPGLSNRNSGQQKWLGITEPISLIGPTKYDIVKTCELEKYLQDAGLYENKEEAVCREEVLGRLDQIVKIWVKTITRAKGFNEQVVQEANAKIFTFGSYRLGVHGSGADIDVLCVGPRYATRNEDFFGVLHKMLSKMPEVTELHPVPDAYVPVMGFKFNGVSMDLLYANLSLWVIPEDLDLSQESILQNTDEQSVRSLNGCRVTDQILNLVPNVQVLDINSVDKDRIFMSSFDVTSGFPIMGYISISELQNFRTTLRCMKLWAKRRGIYSNVAGFLGGINWALLVARICQLYPNALPNMSVPRFFRIYTEWHWPNPVMLCEIRYGCLGLRIWDPRRHREDRNHLMPIITPAYPCMNSSFNVSSSTLRIMTEEFQRGHEICEDMEAKKADWDTLFENYPFFEAYKNYLQIGISAKNPDDLRNWKGWVNSRLRLLRLMIEGSTNGILQCHPHPEDFSDKSRPLHRSYFMGVQHKQEVPAKEGELFDIRQTLDEFKHSVNNYTQRKHGMDIFITHVKRRNIPVFVFPGGVRPNCPSRVTRVSNRSSELRISGHGQAELGDNNDRKRKQAEDSVDALRISKSFSGEYPSGNRNSGKEKSISEINPLLTTTGASSSKQAEKLGIENITRGPYDAHQVFSEEPDELENDLEYRNKDKDFGGNMKNISLNSPYSESKVAAEPVFSQKENSSSTHIYSNESLEELEPAELTPPLSSGNYAPVPQRKSIFRFTTLGKSADKGS, encoded by the exons ATGGGGAGCCCTGGGTTGAGTAACCGCAATAGCGGGCAGCAGAAGTGGTTAGGGATTACAGAACCCATCTCATTGATTGGACCGACCAAATATGATATCGTCAAAACCTGTGAACTCGAGAAG TACTTGCAAGACGCCGGCTTGTATGAGAATAAGGAGGAAGCAGTTTGCAGGGAGGAAGTGCTTGGCAGGCTAGACCAG ATTGTGAAGATTTGGGTCAAAACCATTACGCGAGCAAAGGGATTTAACGAACAAGTGGTGCAAGAAGCAAATGCCAAGATTTTTACTTTTGGCTCCTATCGTCTGGGG GTGCATGGCTCTGGAGCAGATATTGATGTTCTTTGTGTGGGACCTAGATATGCAACCAGAAAT GAAGATTTCTTTGGGGTGCTACACAAAATGCTATCTAAGATGCCAGAAGTGACAGAGTTGCACCCAGTGCCTGATGCTTATGTTCCAGTGATGGGTTTCAAGTTCAACGGTGTCTCTATGGACCTCCTTTATGCAAATTTATCTTTGTGGGTTATTCCTGAA GACTTGGATTTATCACAGGAATCGATATTACAAAATACAGATGAACAATCTGTTCGCAGTCTTAATGGATGTAGAGTGACTGATCAAATCTTGAATTTGGTTCCAAATGTTCAGGTATTGGATATAAATTCCGTAGACAAAGATAGAATTTTTATGTCCAGCTTTGATGTGACTTCTGGCTTTCCTATAATGGGTTATATTTCCATTTCTGAACTGCAGAACTTTCGTACAACATTGAGATGCATGAAGTTATGGGCTAAGCGCCGTGGCATTTATTCTAAT GTTGCAGGTTTTCTTGGTGGTATAAACTGGGCATTGCTTGTTGCTCGAATATGCCAGCTATATCCGAATGCGCTGCCTAATATGTCGGTGCCTCGATTCTTTAGGATATATACAGAATGGCATTGGCCAAACCCAGTAATGCTTTGTGAAATTAGATATGGATGTCTTGGACTTAGAATTTGGGATCCTAGACGACACCGGGAGGATAGGAACCATCTAATGCCAATAATTACTCCCGCTTATCCTTGCATGAATTCTAGCTTTAATGTGTCGTCAAGTACATTGCGTATCATGACGGAGGAGTTTCAACGGGGACATGAAATTTGTGAG GATATGGAGGCTAAGAAAGCTGATTGGGATACTCTTTTTGAGAATTATCCATTTTTTGAAGCTTATAAGAATTATTTGCAGATAGGCATTTCAGCGAAGAATCCTGATGATCTTAGAAACTGGAAAGGCTGGGTTAACTCCCGCTTGCGCCTGTTGAGATTGATG ATTGAGGGGAGCACTAATGGCATCCTTCAGTGTCATCCACATCCTGAGGATTTTTCAGACAAATCTAGACCTCTGCACCGTTCTTACTTCATGGGTGTGCAACATAAGCAAGAAGTTCCTGCCAAAGAAGGCGAACTATTTGATATAAGACAAACCCTTGATGAATTTAAGCATTCTGTCAATAACTACACTCAACGGAAACATGGAATGGATATATTTATCACGCATGTGAAACGCCGCAATATACCTGTCTTTGTATTTCCAGGTGGTGTTCGGCCTAACTGCCCATCCAGGGTAACCAGGGTGAGTAATCGAAGTTCAGAGCTTAGAATTTCCGGCCATGGTCAAGCAGAGTTAGGAGATAACAATGATAGGAAGAGAAAGCAAGCAGAAGATAGTGTGGACGCGTTGAGAATTTCCAAGTCCTTTTCAGGGGAGTATCCTTCTGGGAACAGAAACTCCGGTAAGGAGAAAAGCATCTCAGAAATTAACCCTCTACTTACTACTACGGGTGCATCCAGTTCTAAACAAGCAGAAAAGCTCGGTATCGAAAATATTACGCGTGGTCCATATGATGCACATCAAGTCTTTTCAGAAGAACCTGATGAGCTTGAAAATGATCTTGAGTACAGAAATAAAGACAAAGATTTTGGCGGGAATATGAAAAACATCAGTTTGAACTCTCCATACTCAGAGTCTAAAGTGGCAGCAGAACCAGTTTTTTCTCAAAAGGAAAATAGTAGTTCAACTCATATATACTCCAATGAGAGCTTGGAGGAGCTTGAG CCTGCTGAGCTAACACCGCCATTGTCAAGTGGGAATTATGCACCGGTGCCACAACGGAAGTCAATATTTAG GTTCACCACATTAGGCAAATCTGCTGACAAAGGTTCCTAA
- the LOC131608225 gene encoding uncharacterized protein LOC131608225 — protein MVNEHLDLEHVFVPLGLLVFFLYHMWLLFTILRQPHRTIIGLNAESRHQWVYAMMSDPFKNGVLAVQTMRNHIMASTLLATTAITLSSLIGIFASSSWSSDDTSSILHSTSSIKRISITICFLVAFLCNIQSIRCYCHVSFLITAPTLRDKKAYMEYIAKTLNRGSHSWSLGLRAFYLSFPLFLWIYGPIPMFACSCLTSFSLYFLDTTARITRDLHSNSFTKESNDVESAVESDYHSLAGNDLAQNAAVDNV, from the exons ATGGTGAACGAGCATTTGGATTTGGAGCATGTGTTTGTGCCATTGGGTTTATTGGTGTTCTTTCTGTACCATATGTGGCTTCTCTTCACCATTCTTCGTCAACCTCATCGAACTATCATTGGCTTAAACGCTGAGTCTCGGCATCAATGGGTTTATGCCATGATGAGT GATCCCTTCAAGAATGGTGTTTTGGCAGTTCAAACTATGCGCAACCATATCATGGCATCGACTCTTCTTGCTACAACAGCGATCACACTAAGTTCACTGATCGGTATTTTCGCTAGCAGTTCGTGGAGTTCTGACGACACGTCTTCCATACTTCACAGTACTTCCTCAATCAAACGTATTTCGATTACTATTTGCTTCCTTGTTGCATTTTTATGCAATATTCAGTCTATAAGATGCTACTGTCATGTCAGCTTTTTAATCACCGCGCCTACACTTCGAGATAAAAAGGCGTATATGGAATATATTGCTAAGACATTGAATCGCGGTAGTCACTCTTGGTCGCTTGGATTGCGAGCATTTTACTTGTCATTTCCTCTCTTTCTGTGGATTTATGGACCTATACCGATGTTTGCTTGTTCCTGCTTGACATCATTCAGTTTGTACTTTTTGGATACTACTGCTAGAATCACAAGGGATCTTCACAGTAATTCGTTCACGAAGGAGAGTAATGATGTAGAATCTGCAGTGGAATCTGATTACCATTCTTTAGCTGGTAACGACTTGGCTCAAAATGCAGCTGTAGATAATGTGTAA
- the LOC131608227 gene encoding uncharacterized protein LOC131608227: protein MVNDHLEFVFVPLGLLVFFLYHTWLLFTILREPHRTVIGLNAESRHQWVLAMMSDPCKNGVLAIQTIRNNIMASTLLATTAITLSSLIGIFTSSGWNSDDTSSIFHSTAEIKRISITVCFLVAFLCNIQSIRCYCHVSFLINAPTLRDKKAYMEYIAKTLNRGSHSWSLGLRAFYLSFTFFLWIYGPIPMFVCCCLTSFCLYFLDTTARITRDLHSDSFTKESNDVESALETDYHPLAGNNLAQNAAVDNV, encoded by the exons ATGGTGAACGATCATCTAGAATTTGTGTTTGTTCCATTGGGATTATTGGTGTTCTTTTTATACCATACATGGCTTCTCTTCACCATTCTTCGCGAACCTCATCGAACTGTCATTGGCTTAAACGCTGAGTCTCGTCATCAATGGGTTCTTGCCATGATGAGT GATCCTTGCAAGAATGGTGTTTTGGCGATCCAGACTATTCGCAATAATATCATGGCATCGACTCTTCTTGCTACAACAGCGATCACATTAAGTTCACTGATTGGTATTTTCACTAGCAGTGGGTGGAATTCTGATGACACATCTTCCATATTTCACAGCACTGCTGAAATCAAGCGTATTTCGATTACGGTTTGCTTCCTTGTTGCGTTTTTATGCAATATTCAGTCTATAAGATGCTACTGTCATGTCAGTTTTTTAATCAACGCGCCTACACTCAGAGATAAGAAAGCTTATATGGAATATATTGCTAAGACCTTGAATCGGGGAAGTCATTCGTGGTCATTAGGATTGCGAGCGTTTTACTTGTCGTTTACTTTCTTCCTCTGGATTTATGGACCTATACCAATGTTTGTTTGTTGCTGTTTGACATCATTCTGTTTGTACTTTTTGGATACAACAGCTAGAATCACAAGGGATCTTCATAGTGATTCGTTCACGAAGGAGAGTAATGATGTAGAATCTGCATTGGAGACGGATTATCATCCTTTAGCCGGTAACAATTTAGCTCAAAATGCAGCTGTTGATAATGTGTAA
- the LOC131608226 gene encoding uncharacterized protein LOC131608226 — MVLKEHLEYVFVPLGLLVFFLYHIWLLFTILHQPHRTVIGLNAESRHQWVHAMMTDPFKNGVLAVQTIRNNIMASTLLATTAITLSSLIGIFARSSWSSDDTSSILQSTSSIKRISITVCFLVAFLCNVQSIRCYCHVSFLITAPTLRDKNAYLEYITNTLNRGSHSWSLGLRAFYLSFPLFLWIYGPIPMFACCCLTSFCLYFLDTTARITRDLHSSSFYKESNDVESEVEPVYHPLAGTDLVQNAAVDNV; from the exons ATGGTACTGAAGGAGCATTTGGAGTATGTGTTTGTGCCATTGGGACTATTGGTCTTCTTTTTGTACCATATATGGCTTCTCTTTACTATTCTTCATCAACCTCATCGAACTGTCATTGGCTTAAACGCTGAATCTCGTCATCAATGGGTTCATGCAATGATGACT GATCCCTTCAAGAATGGTGTTTTGGCTGTCCAAACTATCCGCAACAATATCATGGCATCGACTCTTCTTGCTACAACAGCGATCACACTAAGTTCACTGATCGGTATTTTCGCTAGAAGTTCGTGGAGTTCTGATGACACGTCTTCCATACTTCAGAGTACTTCTTCAATCAAACGTATTTCGATTACTGTTTGTTTCCTTGTTGCATTTTTATGCAATGTTCAGTCTATAAGATGCTACTGTCATGTCAGCTTTTTAATCACCGCGCCTACACTCCGAGATAAAAATGCGTATTTGGAATATATTACTAATACATTGAATCGTGGAAGTCACTCTTGGTCACTCGGATTGCGAGCATTTTACTTGTCGTTTCCTCTCTTCCTATGGATTTATGGACCCATACCTATGTTTGCTTGTTGCTGCTTGACATCATTCTGTTTGTACTTTTTGGATACAACGGCTAGAATCACGAGGGATCTTCACAGTAGTTCGTTCTATAAGGAGAGTAATGATGTAGAATCTGAAGTGGAGCCTGTTTATCATCCTTTAGCCGGTACTGATTTAGTTCAAAATGCAGCTGTAGATAATGTGTAA
- the LOC131603994 gene encoding uncharacterized protein LOC131603994 → MHAKTDSEVTSLDASSTTRSPRRQAYYVQSPSHDGEKTTTSFHSTPVISPMGSPPHSHSSSSRFSGSRKINNNHRNTKPWKDIDVIEEEGLLQNQDHNRSLSRRYYFLAFILGFFLLFTLFSLILWGASRPMKPHVVIKSIKFDHIRVQAGSDATGVATDMITVNSTVRFTYRNKGTFFGVHVSSTPLDLSYSDIVIGTGNMKKFYQSRKSQRLVSVSVMGSKIPLYGSGASLSSTTGMPSTPVPLKLSFEIRSRAYVLGKLVKPKYYKKVQCSVTFDPKKINVSVPLKKNSCTYE, encoded by the exons atGCATGCTAAGACAGACTCCGAGGTTACCAGCCTAGACGCATCTTCCACCACAAGATCCCCTCGTCGACAAGCCTACTATGTCCAAAGTCCATCTCACGATGGTGAAAAGACAACTACCTCCTTCCACTCCACACCTGTCATCAGTCCAATGGGTTCTCCACCTCACTCCCACTCCTCCTCTAGCCGCTTCTCCGGTTCCcgcaaaatcaacaacaaccaccGCAACACCAAACCTTGGAAAGACATCGATGTCATTGAAGAAGAAggtcttcttcagaatcaagaTCATAACCGTTCTCTCTCCCGTCGTTACTATTTCCTTGCCTTTATTCTTGGCTTCTTTCTCTTGTTCACTCTTTTCTCTCTTATCCTTTGGGGTGCTAGTAGACCCATGAAACCCCATGTCGTAATTAAG AGTATAAAATTCGATCATATTAGAGTTCAAGCTGGTTCTGATGCAACGGGTGTGGCTACTGATATGATTACTGTGAATTCAACTGTGAGATTCACTTATCGGAACAAAGGCACATTCTTTGGTGTTCATGTTTCATCTACGCCTTTAGATCTATCCTATTCAGATATCGTAATTGGCACCGGCAAT ATGAAGAAATTTTATCAATCAAGGAAAAGTCAAAGACTAGTGAGTGTATCAGTGATGGGAAGCAAGATCCCATTGTATGGAAGTGGTGCTAGTCTAAGTAGCACAACAGGTATGCCAAGTACACCAGTGCCATTGAAATTGAGCTTTGAGATTAGATCAAGAGCTTATGTGCTTGGAAAATTGGTGAAACCAAAATACTACAAAAAGGTTCAATGTTCTGTCACATTTGATCCCAAGAAAATCAATGTGTCTGTTCCCCTCAAGAAGAATTCTTGCACCTATGAATGA
- the LOC131603995 gene encoding nuclear poly(A) polymerase 1-like isoform X2 encodes MGSPGLSNRNSGQQKWLGITEPISLIGPTKYDIVKTCELEKYLQDAGLYENKEEAVCREEVLGRLDQIVKIWVKTITRAKGFNEQVVQEANAKIFTFGSYRLGVHGSGADIDVLCVGPRYATRNEDFFGVLHKMLSKMPEVTELHPVPDAYVPVMGFKFNGVSMDLLYANLSLWVIPEDLDLSQESILQNTDEQSVRSLNGCRVTDQILNLVPNVQNFRTTLRCMKLWAKRRGIYSNVAGFLGGINWALLVARICQLYPNALPNMSVPRFFRIYTEWHWPNPVMLCEIRYGCLGLRIWDPRRHREDRNHLMPIITPAYPCMNSSFNVSSSTLRIMTEEFQRGHEICEDMEAKKADWDTLFENYPFFEAYKNYLQIGISAKNPDDLRNWKGWVNSRLRLLRLMIEGSTNGILQCHPHPEDFSDKSRPLHRSYFMGVQHKQEVPAKEGELFDIRQTLDEFKHSVNNYTQRKHGMDIFITHVKRRNIPVFVFPGGVRPNCPSRVTRVSNRSSELRISGHGQAELGDNNDRKRKQAEDSVDALRISKSFSGEYPSGNRNSGKEKSISEINPLLTTTGASSSKQAEKLGIENITRGPYDAHQVFSEEPDELENDLEYRNKDKDFGGNMKNISLNSPYSESKVAAEPVFSQKENSSSTHIYSNESLEELEPAELTPPLSSGNYAPVPQRKSIFRFTTLGKSADKGS; translated from the exons ATGGGGAGCCCTGGGTTGAGTAACCGCAATAGCGGGCAGCAGAAGTGGTTAGGGATTACAGAACCCATCTCATTGATTGGACCGACCAAATATGATATCGTCAAAACCTGTGAACTCGAGAAG TACTTGCAAGACGCCGGCTTGTATGAGAATAAGGAGGAAGCAGTTTGCAGGGAGGAAGTGCTTGGCAGGCTAGACCAG ATTGTGAAGATTTGGGTCAAAACCATTACGCGAGCAAAGGGATTTAACGAACAAGTGGTGCAAGAAGCAAATGCCAAGATTTTTACTTTTGGCTCCTATCGTCTGGGG GTGCATGGCTCTGGAGCAGATATTGATGTTCTTTGTGTGGGACCTAGATATGCAACCAGAAAT GAAGATTTCTTTGGGGTGCTACACAAAATGCTATCTAAGATGCCAGAAGTGACAGAGTTGCACCCAGTGCCTGATGCTTATGTTCCAGTGATGGGTTTCAAGTTCAACGGTGTCTCTATGGACCTCCTTTATGCAAATTTATCTTTGTGGGTTATTCCTGAA GACTTGGATTTATCACAGGAATCGATATTACAAAATACAGATGAACAATCTGTTCGCAGTCTTAATGGATGTAGAGTGACTGATCAAATCTTGAATTTGGTTCCAAATGTTCAG AACTTTCGTACAACATTGAGATGCATGAAGTTATGGGCTAAGCGCCGTGGCATTTATTCTAAT GTTGCAGGTTTTCTTGGTGGTATAAACTGGGCATTGCTTGTTGCTCGAATATGCCAGCTATATCCGAATGCGCTGCCTAATATGTCGGTGCCTCGATTCTTTAGGATATATACAGAATGGCATTGGCCAAACCCAGTAATGCTTTGTGAAATTAGATATGGATGTCTTGGACTTAGAATTTGGGATCCTAGACGACACCGGGAGGATAGGAACCATCTAATGCCAATAATTACTCCCGCTTATCCTTGCATGAATTCTAGCTTTAATGTGTCGTCAAGTACATTGCGTATCATGACGGAGGAGTTTCAACGGGGACATGAAATTTGTGAG GATATGGAGGCTAAGAAAGCTGATTGGGATACTCTTTTTGAGAATTATCCATTTTTTGAAGCTTATAAGAATTATTTGCAGATAGGCATTTCAGCGAAGAATCCTGATGATCTTAGAAACTGGAAAGGCTGGGTTAACTCCCGCTTGCGCCTGTTGAGATTGATG ATTGAGGGGAGCACTAATGGCATCCTTCAGTGTCATCCACATCCTGAGGATTTTTCAGACAAATCTAGACCTCTGCACCGTTCTTACTTCATGGGTGTGCAACATAAGCAAGAAGTTCCTGCCAAAGAAGGCGAACTATTTGATATAAGACAAACCCTTGATGAATTTAAGCATTCTGTCAATAACTACACTCAACGGAAACATGGAATGGATATATTTATCACGCATGTGAAACGCCGCAATATACCTGTCTTTGTATTTCCAGGTGGTGTTCGGCCTAACTGCCCATCCAGGGTAACCAGGGTGAGTAATCGAAGTTCAGAGCTTAGAATTTCCGGCCATGGTCAAGCAGAGTTAGGAGATAACAATGATAGGAAGAGAAAGCAAGCAGAAGATAGTGTGGACGCGTTGAGAATTTCCAAGTCCTTTTCAGGGGAGTATCCTTCTGGGAACAGAAACTCCGGTAAGGAGAAAAGCATCTCAGAAATTAACCCTCTACTTACTACTACGGGTGCATCCAGTTCTAAACAAGCAGAAAAGCTCGGTATCGAAAATATTACGCGTGGTCCATATGATGCACATCAAGTCTTTTCAGAAGAACCTGATGAGCTTGAAAATGATCTTGAGTACAGAAATAAAGACAAAGATTTTGGCGGGAATATGAAAAACATCAGTTTGAACTCTCCATACTCAGAGTCTAAAGTGGCAGCAGAACCAGTTTTTTCTCAAAAGGAAAATAGTAGTTCAACTCATATATACTCCAATGAGAGCTTGGAGGAGCTTGAG CCTGCTGAGCTAACACCGCCATTGTCAAGTGGGAATTATGCACCGGTGCCACAACGGAAGTCAATATTTAG GTTCACCACATTAGGCAAATCTGCTGACAAAGGTTCCTAA